A window of Solanum stenotomum isolate F172 chromosome 3, ASM1918654v1, whole genome shotgun sequence contains these coding sequences:
- the LOC125858135 gene encoding uncharacterized protein LOC125858135 isoform X1 has protein sequence MVQKRPFGEEDLYEVSSKQPRHEPSCQLVSVLELSRKSVDVDAYASGGDEDKSLRIIPDANKKFDSLIVAEVLLSSGKETEMGIHGSASNSSWPTSSTSEEDNRPEAPFHLSTSPEYYYFDHPFRAAAHHREIYSSLLSNAQKMVPIGPDFQAELPEWTPYSNKDKPCIEGIHETLSPPSQADENKLTGRTIIPMPKMELLADQVENIGERRVECSCKDIGSIRCVQLDIIKAREKLKLALGEETFVRLGFCDTGEVVAEKWSEEEEELFHEVVLSNLASLGNNFWNHLAIEFPSRRREELVSYYFNVFILRKRAEQNRFDPLNIDSDNDEWHDAVDDADEVAKMTDEDEDSVVESPAYHNDFSCNMIPEEHDRRTYDEDVGEAIWEDYKPVNFGSRKVFTDVHESCPGKFDNNSIYKLGTHPQDQGLSNKVIEQEVQGGSCTTDAAGVNSESSLRKTNNDKHWASDIAGMGSCTKHDSLLESCNGKEWDGGYLSCTRNEVDLVPTHTMIEEVFGDGAWIYKSRDG, from the exons ATGGTGCAAAAAAGGCCTTTTGGTGAAGAGGATCTGTATGAGGTTTCATCTAAGCAACCAAGGCATGAACCCAGTTGTCAGCTAGTTTCAGTTTTGGAACTTTCTCGTAAATCAGTAGATGTGGATGCTTATGCTTCAG GTGGTGATGAGGACAAATCTTTGAGAATCATCCCTGATGCAAACAAGAAATTTGATAGCCTCATTGTGGCTGAAGTTCTTCTTTCTTCTGGGAAGGAAACTGAGATGGGCATTCATGGATCTGCTTCAAACTCTTCCTGGCCCACCAGTAGCACCAGTGAGGAAGACAACAGGCCTGAGGCTCCTTTTCACTTATCGACGTCTCCTGAATATTACTATTTTGATCATCCGTTCAGGGCTGCTGCTCATCACAGGGAGATATATTCTTCTCTTTTGAGTAATGCTCAAAAGATGGTCCCTATTGGACCAGATTTCCAGGCAGAGCTACCAGAATGGACACCATATAGTAATAAGGATAAACCATGCATAGAGGGTATACATGAAACTCTGAGTCCTCCATCTCAAGCCGATGAAAATAAACTTACTGGAAGGACTATTATTCCAATGCCTAAAATGGAGCTACTTGCAGATCAGGTTGAGAATATTGGAGAGAGAAGAGTTGAATGTTCCTGTAAAGATATAGGTTCCATAAGATGTGTTCAGCTAGACATCATCAAAGCAAGGGAAAAACTAAAGCTAGCCCTTGGCGAGGAGACATTTGTTAGGTTGGGTTTTTGTGACACAGGAGAGGTAGTGGCAGAAAAATGGAGTGAAGAGGAAGAGGAACTATTTCATGAGGTTGTATTGTCCAATCTTGCATCGCTAGGCAATAATTTCTGGAACCATCTTGCAATTGAGTTTCCTTCACGGAGGAGGGAAGAACTTGTCAGCTATTATTTTAATGTCTTTATTTTGCGAAAACGTGCTGAGCAGAACAGATTTGATCCACTGAACATAGACAGTGATAATGATGAGTGGCATGACGCAGTTGATGATGCTGATGAGGTAGCTAAAATGACGGATGAAGATGAGGATTCTGTGGTTGAATCTCCAGCATATCATAATGATTTCAGCTGCAATATGATCCCTGAGGAGCATGATAGACGAACATATGATGAGGATGTGGGTGAAGCAATATGGGAAGATTATAAGCCTGTAAATTTTGGTAGCCGGAAGGTCTTCACGGATGTGCATGAATCATGTCCTGGTAAGTTTGATAATAACAGTATTTATAAACTTGGTACGCATCCTCAAGACCAAGGACTATCAAATAAAGTGATTGAGCAAGAAGTGCAAGGTGGCTCCTGTACCACTGATGCAGCTGGGGTTAATTCAGAATCATCACTAAGGAAGACCAACAATGATAAACATTGGGCAAGCGATATTGCTGGTATGGGCAGTTGCACGAAGCATGATAGTCTGTTGGAGTCATGTAATGGCAAAGAATGGGATGGTGGGTACTTGAGCTGTACCAGAAATGAAGTTGATTTGGTACCAACCCACACTATGATTGAAGAAGTCTTTGGTGACGGAGCTTGGATATACAAGAGCCGAGATGGTTAG
- the LOC125858135 gene encoding uncharacterized protein LOC125858135 isoform X3: protein MVQKRPFGEEDLYEVSSKQPRHEPSCQLVSVLELSRKSVDVDAYASGGDEDKSLRIIPDANKKFDSLIVAEVLLSSGKETEMGIHGSASNSSWPTSSTSEEDNRPEAPFHLSTSPEYYYFDHPFRAAAHHREIYSSLLSNAQKMVPIGPDFQAELPEWTPYSNKDKPCIEGIHETLSPPSQADENKLTGRTIIPMPKMELLADQVENIGERRVECSCKDIGSIRCVQLDIIKAREKLKLALGEETFVRLGFCDTGEVVAEKWSEEEEELFHEVVLSNLASLGNNFWNHLAIEFPSRRREELVSYYFNVFILRKRAEQNRFDPLNIDSDNDEWHDAVDDADEAAKMTDEDEDSVVESPAYHNGLSYNMIHEEHDKRTYDEDAREAIWEDYKPVNFGSSKVFTDVQESCPSKFFDSNNSCKVGMQPQDQGPSSKVVESCTTDAAGVTSESSLGKTNNDNHWASDIAGIGSGTKHDSLLELCNGKEWDGGYLSCARNEIGLVPTSTMIEEVFGDGAWIYKSRDG from the exons ATGGTGCAAAAAAGGCCTTTTGGTGAAGAGGATCTGTATGAGGTTTCATCTAAGCAACCAAGGCATGAACCCAGTTGTCAGCTAGTTTCAGTTTTGGAACTTTCTCGTAAATCAGTAGATGTGGATGCTTATGCTTCAG GTGGTGATGAGGACAAATCTTTGAGAATCATCCCTGATGCAAACAAGAAATTTGATAGCCTCATTGTGGCTGAAGTTCTTCTTTCTTCTGGGAAGGAAACTGAGATGGGCATTCATGGATCTGCTTCAAACTCTTCCTGGCCCACCAGTAGCACCAGTGAGGAAGACAACAGGCCTGAGGCTCCTTTTCACTTATCGACGTCTCCTGAATATTACTATTTTGATCATCCGTTCAGGGCTGCTGCTCATCACAGGGAGATATATTCTTCTCTTTTGAGTAATGCTCAAAAGATGGTCCCTATTGGACCAGATTTCCAGGCAGAGCTACCAGAATGGACACCATATAGTAATAAGGATAAACCATGCATAGAGGGTATACATGAAACTCTGAGTCCTCCATCTCAAGCCGATGAAAATAAACTTACTGGAAGGACTATTATTCCAATGCCTAAAATGGAGCTACTTGCAGATCAGGTTGAGAATATTGGAGAGAGAAGAGTTGAATGTTCCTGTAAAGATATAGGTTCCATAAGATGTGTTCAGCTAGACATCATCAAAGCAAGGGAAAAACTAAAGCTAGCCCTTGGCGAGGAGACATTTGTTAGGTTGGGTTTTTGTGACACAGGAGAGGTAGTGGCAGAAAAATGGAGTGAAGAGGAAGAGGAACTATTTCATGAGGTTGTATTGTCCAATCTTGCATCGCTAGGCAATAATTTCTGGAACCATCTTGCAATTGAGTTTCCTTCACGGAGGAGGGAAGAACTTGTCAGCTATTATTTTAATGTCTTTATTTTGCGAAAACGTGCTGAGCAGAACAGATTTGATCCACTGAACATAGACAGTGATAATGATGAGTGGCATGACGCAGTTGATGATGCTGATGAG GCAGCTAAAATGACAGATGAAGATGAGGACTCTGTGGTTGAATCTCCAGCATATCATAATGGTCTCAGCTACAATATGATCCATGAGGAGCACGATAAACGAACATATGATGAGGATGCGCGTGAAGCAATATGGGAAGATTATAAGCCTGTAAATTTTGGTAGCAGTAAGGTCTTCACTGATGTGCAGGAATCATGTCCTAGTAAGTTTTTTGATAGTAACAACAGTTGTAAAGTTGGCATGCAGCCTCAAGACCAAGGACCGTCAAGTAAAGTGGTTGAGTCCTGTACCACTGATGCAGCTGGGGTTACTTCAGAATCATCACTAGGGAAGACCAACAATGATAATCATTGGGCAAGCGATATTGCTGGTATAGGCAGTGGCACCAAGCATGATAGTCTGTTGGAGTTGTGTAATGGCAAAGAATGGGATGGTGGGTACTTGAGCTGTGCCAGAAATGAAATTGGTTTGGTTCCAACATCCACTATGATTGAAGAAGTCTTTGGTGATGGAGCCTGGATATACAAGAGCCGAGATGGTTAG
- the LOC125858135 gene encoding uncharacterized protein LOC125858135 isoform X4 → MVQKRPFGEEDLYEVSSKQPRHEPSCQLVSVLELSRKSVDVDAYASGGDEDKSLRIIPDANKKFDSLIVAEVLLSSGKETEMGIHGSASNSSWPTSSTSEEDNRPEAPFHLSTSPEYYYFDHPFRAAAHHREIYSSLLSNAQKMVPIGPDFQAELPEWTPYSNKDKPCIEGIHETLSPPSQANENKLAGRTIIPMPKMELLADQVEIIGERRVECSCEDKGSIRCVQLDVIEAREKLKLALGEETFVRLGFCDMGEVVAEKWSEEEEELFHEVVLSNPASLGNNFWNHLAIEFPSRRWEELVSYYFNVFILRKRAEQNRFDPLNIDSDNDEWHDTVDDADEAAKMTDEDEDSVVESPAYHNGLSYNMIHEEHDKRTYDEDAREAIWEDYKPVNFGSSKVFTDVQESCPSKFFDSNNSCKVGMQPQDQGPSSKVVESCTTDAAGVTSESSLGKTNNDNHWASDIAGIGSGTKHDSLLELCNGKEWDGGYLSCARNEIGLVPTSTMIEEVFGDGAWIYKSRDG, encoded by the exons ATGGTGCAAAAAAGGCCTTTTGGTGAAGAGGATCTGTATGAGGTTTCATCTAAGCAACCAAGGCATGAACCCAGTTGTCAGCTAGTTTCAGTTTTGGAACTTTCTCGTAAATCAGTAGATGTGGATGCTTATGCTTCAG GTGGTGATGAGGACAAATCTTTGAGAATCATCCCTGATGCAAACAAGAAATTTGATAGCCTCATTGTGGCTGAAGTTCTTCTTTCTTCTGGGAAGGAAACTGAGATGGGCATTCATGGATCTGCTTCAAACTCTTCCTGGCCCACCAGTAGCACCAGTGAGGAAGACAACAGGCCTGAGGCTCCTTTTCACTTATCGACGTCTCCTGAATATTACTATTTTGATCATCCGTTCAGGGCTGCTGCTCATCACAGGGAGATATATTCTTCTCTTTTGAGTAATGCTCAAAAGATGGTCCCTATTGGACCAGATTTCCAGGCAGAGCTACCAGAATGGACACCATATAGTAATAAGGATAAACCATGCATAGAGG GTATACATGAAACTCTGAGTCCTCCATCTCAAGCCAATGAAAACAAACTTGCTGGAAGGACTATCATTCCAATGCCTAAAATGGAGCTACTTGCAGATCAGGTCGAGATTATTGGAGAGAGAAGAGTTGAATGTTCATGTGAAGATAAAGGTTCCATAAGATGTGTTCAACTAGACGTCATCGAAGCAAGGGAAAAACTAAAGCTAGCCCTTGGCGAGGAGACATTTGTTAGGTTGGGTTTTTGTGACATGGGAGAGGTAGTTGCAGAAAAATGGAGTGAAGAGGAAGAGGAACTATTTCATGAGGTTGTATTGTCCAATCCTGCCTCGTTAGGCAATAACTTTTGGAACCATCTTGCTATTGAGTTTCCTTCACGGCGTTGGGAAGAACTTGTCAGCTATTATTTTAATGTCTTTATTTTGCGAAAACGTGCTGAGCAGAACAGATTTGATCCACTGAACATAGACAGTGATAATGATGAGTGGCATGACACAGTTGATGATGCTGATGAGGCAGCTAAAATGACAGATGAAGATGAGGACTCTGTGGTTGAATCTCCAGCATATCATAATGGTCTCAGCTACAATATGATCCATGAGGAGCACGATAAACGAACATATGATGAGGATGCGCGTGAAGCAATATGGGAAGATTATAAGCCTGTAAATTTTGGTAGCAGTAAGGTCTTCACTGATGTGCAGGAATCATGTCCTAGTAAGTTTTTTGATAGTAACAACAGTTGTAAAGTTGGCATGCAGCCTCAAGACCAAGGACCGTCAAGTAAAGTGGTTGAGTCCTGTACCACTGATGCAGCTGGGGTTACTTCAGAATCATCACTAGGGAAGACCAACAATGATAATCATTGGGCAAGCGATATTGCTGGTATAGGCAGTGGCACCAAGCATGATAGTCTGTTGGAGTTGTGTAATGGCAAAGAATGGGATGGTGGGTACTTGAGCTGTGCCAGAAATGAAATTGGTTTGGTTCCAACATCCACTATGATTGAAGAAGTCTTTGGTGATGGAGCCTGGATATACAAGAGCCGAGATGGTTAG
- the LOC125858135 gene encoding uncharacterized protein LOC125858135 isoform X6, which yields MVQKRPFGEEDLYEVSSKQPRHEPSCQLVSVLELSRKSVDVDAYASGGDEDKSLRIIPDANKKFDSLIVAEVLLSSGKETEMGIHGSASNSSWPTSSTSEEDNRPEAPFHLSTSPEYYYFDHPFRAAAHHREIYSSLLSNAQKMVPIGPDFQAELPEWTPYSNKDKPCIEGIHETLSPPSQADENKLTGRTIIPMPKMELLADQVENIGERRVECSCKDIGSIRCVQLDIIKAREKLKLALGEETFVRLGFCDTGEVVAEKWSEEEEELFHEVVLSNLASLGNNFWNHLAIEFPSRRREELVSYYFNVFILRKRAEQNRFDPLNIDSDNDEWHDAVDDADEVAKMTDEDEDSVVESPAYHNDFSCNMIPEEHDRRTYDEDVGEAIWEDYKPVNFGSRKVFTDVQESCPSKFFDSNNSCKVGMQPQDQGPSSKVVESCTTDAAGVTSESSLGKTNNDNHWASDIAGIGSGTKHDSLLELCNGKEWDGGYLSCARNEIGLVPTSTMIEEVFGDGAWIYKSRDG from the exons ATGGTGCAAAAAAGGCCTTTTGGTGAAGAGGATCTGTATGAGGTTTCATCTAAGCAACCAAGGCATGAACCCAGTTGTCAGCTAGTTTCAGTTTTGGAACTTTCTCGTAAATCAGTAGATGTGGATGCTTATGCTTCAG GTGGTGATGAGGACAAATCTTTGAGAATCATCCCTGATGCAAACAAGAAATTTGATAGCCTCATTGTGGCTGAAGTTCTTCTTTCTTCTGGGAAGGAAACTGAGATGGGCATTCATGGATCTGCTTCAAACTCTTCCTGGCCCACCAGTAGCACCAGTGAGGAAGACAACAGGCCTGAGGCTCCTTTTCACTTATCGACGTCTCCTGAATATTACTATTTTGATCATCCGTTCAGGGCTGCTGCTCATCACAGGGAGATATATTCTTCTCTTTTGAGTAATGCTCAAAAGATGGTCCCTATTGGACCAGATTTCCAGGCAGAGCTACCAGAATGGACACCATATAGTAATAAGGATAAACCATGCATAGAGGGTATACATGAAACTCTGAGTCCTCCATCTCAAGCCGATGAAAATAAACTTACTGGAAGGACTATTATTCCAATGCCTAAAATGGAGCTACTTGCAGATCAGGTTGAGAATATTGGAGAGAGAAGAGTTGAATGTTCCTGTAAAGATATAGGTTCCATAAGATGTGTTCAGCTAGACATCATCAAAGCAAGGGAAAAACTAAAGCTAGCCCTTGGCGAGGAGACATTTGTTAGGTTGGGTTTTTGTGACACAGGAGAGGTAGTGGCAGAAAAATGGAGTGAAGAGGAAGAGGAACTATTTCATGAGGTTGTATTGTCCAATCTTGCATCGCTAGGCAATAATTTCTGGAACCATCTTGCAATTGAGTTTCCTTCACGGAGGAGGGAAGAACTTGTCAGCTATTATTTTAATGTCTTTATTTTGCGAAAACGTGCTGAGCAGAACAGATTTGATCCACTGAACATAGACAGTGATAATGATGAGTGGCATGACGCAGTTGATGATGCTGATGAGGTAGCTAAAATGACGGATGAAGATGAGGATTCTGTGGTTGAATCTCCAGCATATCATAATGATTTCAGCTGCAATATGATCCCTGAGGAGCATGATAGACGAACATATGATGAGGATGTGGGTGAAGCAATATGGGAAGATTATAAGCCTGTAAATTTTGGTAGCCGGAAG GTCTTCACTGATGTGCAGGAATCATGTCCTAGTAAGTTTTTTGATAGTAACAACAGTTGTAAAGTTGGCATGCAGCCTCAAGACCAAGGACCGTCAAGTAAAGTGGTTGAGTCCTGTACCACTGATGCAGCTGGGGTTACTTCAGAATCATCACTAGGGAAGACCAACAATGATAATCATTGGGCAAGCGATATTGCTGGTATAGGCAGTGGCACCAAGCATGATAGTCTGTTGGAGTTGTGTAATGGCAAAGAATGGGATGGTGGGTACTTGAGCTGTGCCAGAAATGAAATTGGTTTGGTTCCAACATCCACTATGATTGAAGAAGTCTTTGGTGATGGAGCCTGGATATACAAGAGCCGAGATGGTTAG
- the LOC125858135 gene encoding uncharacterized protein LOC125858135 isoform X5 has protein sequence MVQKRPFGEEDLYEVSSKQPRHEPSCQLVSVLELSRKSVDVDAYASGGDEDKSLRIIPDANKKFDSLIVAEVLLSSGKETEMGIHGSASNSSWPTSSTSEEDNRPEAPFHLSTSPEYYYFDHPFRAAAHHREIYSSLLSNAQKMVPIGPDFQAELPEWTPYSNKDKPCIEGIHETLSPPSQADENKLTGRTIIPMPKMELLADQVENIGERRVECSCKDIGSIRCVQLDIIKAREKLKLALGEETFVRLGFCDTGEVVAEKWSEEEEELFHEVVLSNPASLGNNFWNHLAIEFPSRRWEELVSYYFNVFILRKRAEQNRFDPLNIDSDNDEWHDTVDDADEAAKMTDEDEDSVVESPAYHNGLSYNMIHEEHDKRTYDEDAREAIWEDYKPVNFGSSKVFTDVQESCPSKFFDSNNSCKVGMQPQDQGPSSKVVESCTTDAAGVTSESSLGKTNNDNHWASDIAGIGSGTKHDSLLELCNGKEWDGGYLSCARNEIGLVPTSTMIEEVFGDGAWIYKSRDG, from the exons ATGGTGCAAAAAAGGCCTTTTGGTGAAGAGGATCTGTATGAGGTTTCATCTAAGCAACCAAGGCATGAACCCAGTTGTCAGCTAGTTTCAGTTTTGGAACTTTCTCGTAAATCAGTAGATGTGGATGCTTATGCTTCAG GTGGTGATGAGGACAAATCTTTGAGAATCATCCCTGATGCAAACAAGAAATTTGATAGCCTCATTGTGGCTGAAGTTCTTCTTTCTTCTGGGAAGGAAACTGAGATGGGCATTCATGGATCTGCTTCAAACTCTTCCTGGCCCACCAGTAGCACCAGTGAGGAAGACAACAGGCCTGAGGCTCCTTTTCACTTATCGACGTCTCCTGAATATTACTATTTTGATCATCCGTTCAGGGCTGCTGCTCATCACAGGGAGATATATTCTTCTCTTTTGAGTAATGCTCAAAAGATGGTCCCTATTGGACCAGATTTCCAGGCAGAGCTACCAGAATGGACACCATATAGTAATAAGGATAAACCATGCATAGAGGGTATACATGAAACTCTGAGTCCTCCATCTCAAGCCGATGAAAATAAACTTACTGGAAGGACTATTATTCCAATGCCTAAAATGGAGCTACTTGCAGATCAGGTTGAGAATATTGGAGAGAGAAGAGTTGAATGTTCCTGTAAAGATATAGGTTCCATAAGATGTGTTCAGCTAGACATCATCAAAGCAAGGGAAAAACTAAAGCTAGCCCTTGGCGAGGAGACATTTGTTAGGTTGGGTTTTTGTGACACAGGAGAGGTAGTGGCAGAAAAATGGAGTGAAGAGGAAGAGGAACTATTTCATGAG GTTGTATTGTCCAATCCTGCCTCGTTAGGCAATAACTTTTGGAACCATCTTGCTATTGAGTTTCCTTCACGGCGTTGGGAAGAACTTGTCAGCTATTATTTTAATGTCTTTATTTTGCGAAAACGTGCTGAGCAGAACAGATTTGATCCACTGAACATAGACAGTGATAATGATGAGTGGCATGACACAGTTGATGATGCTGATGAGGCAGCTAAAATGACAGATGAAGATGAGGACTCTGTGGTTGAATCTCCAGCATATCATAATGGTCTCAGCTACAATATGATCCATGAGGAGCACGATAAACGAACATATGATGAGGATGCGCGTGAAGCAATATGGGAAGATTATAAGCCTGTAAATTTTGGTAGCAGTAAGGTCTTCACTGATGTGCAGGAATCATGTCCTAGTAAGTTTTTTGATAGTAACAACAGTTGTAAAGTTGGCATGCAGCCTCAAGACCAAGGACCGTCAAGTAAAGTGGTTGAGTCCTGTACCACTGATGCAGCTGGGGTTACTTCAGAATCATCACTAGGGAAGACCAACAATGATAATCATTGGGCAAGCGATATTGCTGGTATAGGCAGTGGCACCAAGCATGATAGTCTGTTGGAGTTGTGTAATGGCAAAGAATGGGATGGTGGGTACTTGAGCTGTGCCAGAAATGAAATTGGTTTGGTTCCAACATCCACTATGATTGAAGAAGTCTTTGGTGATGGAGCCTGGATATACAAGAGCCGAGATGGTTAG
- the LOC125858135 gene encoding uncharacterized protein LOC125858135 isoform X2, whose translation MVQKRPYGEEDMYEVSSKQPRHEPSCQLVSVLELSRESVVVDAYASGGDEDNSSKIFPDANKKFDSHVVAEVLFSSDKETEMGIHGSASNSSWPTSSTSEEDIRPEAPFHRLTSPEYYYFDHPFRAAAHHREIYSSLLSNPQKMVPIGPDFQAELPEWTPYSNKDKPCIEGIHETLSPPSQANENKLAGRTIIPMPKMELLADQVEIIGERRVECSCEDKGSIRCVQLDVIEAREKLKLALGEETFVRLGFCDMGEVVAEKWSEEEEELFHEVVLSNPASLGNNFWNHLAIEFPSRRWEELVSYYFNVFILRKRAEQNRFDPLNIDSDNDEWHDTVDDADEAAKMTDEDEDSVVESPAYHNGLSYNMIHEEHDKRTYDEDAREAIWEDYKPVNFGSSKVFTDVQESCPSKFFDSNNSCKVGMQPQDQGPSSKVVESCTTDAAGVTSESSLGKTNNDNHWASDIAGIGSGTKHDSLLELCNGKEWDGGYLSCARNEIGLVPTSTMIEEVFGDGAWIYKSRDG comes from the exons ATGGTGCAAAAAAGACCTTACGGTGAAGAGGATATGTATGAGGTTTCATCTAAGCAACCAAGGCATGAACCCAGTTGTCAGCTAGTTTCAGTTTTGGAACTTTCTCGTGAATCAGTTGTTGTGGATGCTTATGCTTCAG GTGGTGATGAGGACAACTCTTCGAAAATCTTCCCTGATGCAAACAAGAAATTTGATAGTCACGTTGTGGCTGAAGTTCTTTTTTCTTCTGACAAGGAAACTGAGATGGGCATTCATGGATCTGCTTCAAACTCTTCCTGGCCCACCAGTAGCACTAGTGAGGAAGACATCAGGCCTGAGGCTCCTTTTCACAGATTGACGTCTCCTGAATATTACTATTTTGATCATCCGTTCAGGGCTGCTGCTCATCACAGGGAGATATATTCTTCTCTTTTGAGTAATCCTCAAAAGATGGTACCCATTGGACCAGATTTCCAGGCAGAGCTACCAGAATGGACACCATATAGTAATAAGGATAAACCATGCATAGAAGGTATACATGAAACTCTGAGTCCTCCATCTCAAGCCAATGAAAACAAACTTGCTGGAAGGACTATCATTCCAATGCCTAAAATGGAGCTACTTGCAGATCAGGTCGAGATTATTGGAGAGAGAAGAGTTGAATGTTCATGTGAAGATAAAGGTTCCATAAGATGTGTTCAACTAGACGTCATCGAAGCAAGGGAAAAACTAAAGCTAGCCCTTGGCGAGGAGACATTTGTTAGGTTGGGTTTTTGTGACATGGGAGAGGTAGTTGCAGAAAAATGGAGTGAAGAGGAAGAGGAACTATTTCATGAGGTTGTATTGTCCAATCCTGCCTCGTTAGGCAATAACTTTTGGAACCATCTTGCTATTGAGTTTCCTTCACGGCGTTGGGAAGAACTTGTCAGCTATTATTTTAATGTCTTTATTTTGCGAAAACGTGCTGAGCAGAACAGATTTGATCCACTGAACATAGACAGTGATAATGATGAGTGGCATGACACAGTTGATGATGCTGATGAGGCAGCTAAAATGACAGATGAAGATGAGGACTCTGTGGTTGAATCTCCAGCATATCATAATGGTCTCAGCTACAATATGATCCATGAGGAGCACGATAAACGAACATATGATGAGGATGCGCGTGAAGCAATATGGGAAGATTATAAGCCTGTAAATTTTGGTAGCAGTAAGGTCTTCACTGATGTGCAGGAATCATGTCCTAGTAAGTTTTTTGATAGTAACAACAGTTGTAAAGTTGGCATGCAGCCTCAAGACCAAGGACCGTCAAGTAAAGTGGTTGAGTCCTGTACCACTGATGCAGCTGGGGTTACTTCAGAATCATCACTAGGGAAGACCAACAATGATAATCATTGGGCAAGCGATATTGCTGGTATAGGCAGTGGCACCAAGCATGATAGTCTGTTGGAGTTGTGTAATGGCAAAGAATGGGATGGTGGGTACTTGAGCTGTGCCAGAAATGAAATTGGTTTGGTTCCAACATCCACTATGATTGAAGAAGTCTTTGGTGATGGAGCCTGGATATACAAGAGCCGAGATGGTTAG